From Mycoplasma sp. 2045, a single genomic window includes:
- a CDS encoding PTS glucose transporter subunit IIA — MTERDKYIDLLVKIVDAFGGLDNITSFNNSASQLRYDVKNVSLVSKAEFEQLGATSVKIFEAQKHIQVELPNAEALNALIKINKDLISTMCKSVEVSTVSTSNNATTSIQAVSELEILAPASGHIVSLESLNDGVFSNDLLGKGFAIKLDGTSGKIVAPFDGKITMQPASKSQVILSNTSLGVEAVIVFGLNSYKLDGIGMDAKVSLNQEVKSGDELIILDLNRFKAENIDQEIIFALTTDSKLQNFKNLEHKNIKHSEVIAKLV; from the coding sequence ATGACTGAAAGAGATAAATACATAGACTTATTAGTAAAAATTGTTGATGCATTCGGTGGGCTTGACAATATTACTTCATTCAATAATTCAGCATCACAATTAAGATATGATGTAAAAAATGTTTCATTAGTTTCAAAAGCAGAATTTGAACAATTAGGTGCTACATCAGTTAAAATTTTCGAAGCACAAAAACACATTCAAGTTGAATTACCAAATGCAGAAGCTTTAAATGCACTTATCAAAATTAACAAAGACTTAATTTCAACAATGTGTAAATCAGTTGAAGTTTCAACTGTTTCAACATCAAATAATGCTACAACATCTATTCAAGCAGTTTCAGAATTAGAAATCTTAGCACCTGCTTCAGGACACATTGTTTCACTTGAATCATTAAATGATGGTGTATTTTCAAATGATTTACTTGGAAAAGGATTTGCAATCAAATTAGATGGAACATCAGGTAAAATTGTTGCTCCATTTGATGGAAAAATAACAATGCAACCAGCAAGTAAATCACAAGTTATCTTATCTAACACATCATTAGGTGTTGAAGCTGTTATTGTTTTTGGTTTAAACTCATACAAATTAGATGGAATTGGTATGGATGCTAAAGTTTCATTAAACCAAGAAGTTAAATCAGGAGATGAATTAATCATTTTAGATTTAAACAGATTCAAAGCAGAAAACATTGATCAAGAAATTATTTTTGCATTAACAACTGATTCAAAATTACAAAACTTTAAAAACTTAGAACACAAAAACATCAAACATTCAGAAGTTATTGCTAAATTAGTTTAA
- the atpC gene encoding ATP synthase F1 subunit epsilon, producing the protein MNNTTHLLITVPSGVFYEGDVNIVTLKTASGYIGLQANRTPLFSNIEICNLSIKPENGEEIRCYIGGGLVYADEKKVSIITDDIINVKNIDVQRALRDRDKLIKQIEEASHNDSVNKTKLESKLKKALFKIDAYNLFNK; encoded by the coding sequence ATGAATAATACAACTCATTTATTAATCACAGTACCATCAGGTGTATTTTATGAAGGTGATGTAAACATTGTTACATTAAAAACAGCATCAGGTTACATCGGGCTTCAAGCTAATAGAACACCACTTTTCTCAAACATTGAAATTTGCAACTTATCAATTAAACCTGAAAATGGTGAAGAAATTCGTTGCTACATCGGTGGTGGTCTTGTATATGCTGATGAGAAAAAAGTATCAATCATAACAGATGATATTATCAATGTTAAAAACATTGATGTCCAAAGAGCGCTTCGTGACCGTGATAAACTTATTAAACAAATCGAAGAAGCTTCACACAATGATTCAGTAAACAAAACAAAATTAGAGTCTAAACTTAAAAAAGCTCTTTTTAAAATTGATGCATACAATTTATTCAATAAATAA
- the atpG gene encoding ATP synthase F1 subunit gamma → MANLNSIKNRINVINNTKKITNAMQLVSTAKLRRIRTEFESIETYLNSLNEMFRELASHVEPREFYSIFPKNTNVDSDLHIIITSDLGLCGSYNTNIVKLLKETLKPSDKIIVLGGKGLALLHSFKYDEQVISKYTELGDKISYELSSVVSKKAFEEYSNKRVANIYIYYTEFINNITQEAKKLKLFPLDIESENASVQAKNTIEFEPNSEVVLKNSIPLYLASMVYGLATGSKVSEIASRRNAMENATNNATDLVDELRLQFNRKRQGNITQEINEIVAGADAT, encoded by the coding sequence ATGGCAAACTTAAATTCAATTAAAAATAGAATTAATGTAATTAACAATACCAAAAAGATTACTAATGCTATGCAATTAGTATCAACTGCTAAATTACGTAGAATTAGAACTGAATTTGAAAGTATTGAAACGTATTTAAATTCACTAAACGAAATGTTTAGAGAATTAGCATCACACGTTGAGCCAAGAGAGTTTTACTCAATTTTTCCTAAAAACACTAATGTTGATTCTGATTTGCACATCATCATCACATCTGATTTAGGATTATGTGGTTCATACAATACTAATATCGTTAAATTACTTAAAGAAACTCTTAAACCAAGCGACAAAATCATTGTGCTTGGAGGAAAAGGACTTGCTCTATTACATTCATTTAAATATGATGAACAAGTCATTTCTAAATACACAGAATTAGGAGATAAAATCTCTTATGAACTTAGTTCTGTTGTATCTAAAAAAGCTTTTGAAGAATATTCAAACAAAAGAGTTGCTAACATTTACATCTATTACACAGAATTTATTAACAACATTACACAGGAAGCTAAAAAACTTAAACTCTTCCCACTAGACATTGAATCTGAAAACGCTAGTGTGCAAGCTAAAAACACAATTGAATTTGAGCCTAACTCAGAAGTGGTGCTTAAAAACTCAATTCCACTTTACTTAGCAAGTATGGTTTATGGACTTGCTACAGGTTCAAAAGTTTCAGAAATCGCTTCAAGACGTAATGCTATGGAAAATGCTACAAATAATGCAACAGACTTAGTTGATGAGTTAAGATTACAATTTAACAGAAAACGTCAAGGTAACATAACTCAAGAAATCAATGAAATTGTAGCTGGTGCAGATGCTACTTAA
- the thrS gene encoding threonine--tRNA ligase, whose product MKANKKLNHTTSHLLGAAVEKLYPNVKLGFGPATEEGFYYDFEFAEPLSETELPKIEKFMKKLASRNLVMKQVSIDEYSFEGKPYKKELYDELVAAGKEVTFYALVDPLSNETIFVDLCAGGHVEDTKHIKHFKLLNLAGAYWRGNSDNIQLTRIYGTSWDTAAELEEYLEILKDRKERDHRKIGKEMKLFTFNKLGGQGLPFWLEDGMYIHNEIRNLVLKMDRKYGFTEVLTPHFGEEELYKISGHLAHYKDDMFKPVVLENEKLIARPMTCPHHIICYNTEKRSYRDLPIRYSEQSQLYRYEKSGALTGLERVRGMLLTEGHLFVRKDQIAQEFKSMYQLIKETLEIFKIQISYVSLSLRDPENTDKYYSDDKMWNEAENELRNVLNELDVKYEEKIGEAAFYGPKMDIQIFTALGHEITVSTLQLDFLLPERFDITYTNKDNQEECPVMIHRGLIGTYERFVSILLEQTKGVLPFWLAPKQFTVIPATNNPEDVKYASDINQLLFNADFRSKLDDREERLGKKVREAQMSKSKFQIIVGEAERLNETVSYREYGKQETTTMPVAEFVLKMMRLRDSRE is encoded by the coding sequence ATGAAAGCTAATAAAAAACTTAACCATACAACAAGTCACTTACTTGGTGCAGCTGTTGAAAAACTTTATCCAAATGTTAAATTAGGATTTGGCCCAGCCACTGAAGAAGGTTTTTACTATGACTTTGAATTTGCTGAACCACTTTCAGAAACAGAATTACCTAAAATTGAAAAGTTTATGAAAAAACTTGCTTCAAGAAATTTAGTTATGAAGCAAGTTTCAATTGATGAATATTCATTTGAAGGTAAACCCTACAAAAAAGAACTTTATGATGAATTAGTAGCAGCAGGTAAAGAAGTTACTTTCTATGCTCTTGTAGATCCTTTAAGTAATGAAACAATCTTTGTTGACTTATGTGCTGGTGGACACGTTGAAGATACAAAACACATTAAGCACTTTAAATTACTTAACTTAGCTGGTGCGTACTGAAGAGGAAATTCAGATAACATCCAATTAACAAGAATTTATGGAACATCTTGAGATACAGCAGCAGAACTTGAAGAATACTTAGAAATCCTTAAAGATAGAAAAGAAAGAGACCACCGTAAAATTGGTAAAGAAATGAAATTATTCACATTCAACAAATTAGGTGGTCAAGGATTACCATTCTGATTAGAAGATGGAATGTACATTCACAATGAAATTAGAAACCTTGTTCTTAAAATGGACAGAAAATACGGTTTCACAGAAGTTTTAACACCACACTTTGGTGAAGAAGAACTTTACAAAATTTCAGGTCACTTAGCTCACTACAAAGATGATATGTTTAAACCAGTTGTGCTTGAAAACGAAAAGTTAATTGCACGTCCAATGACTTGTCCTCACCACATTATTTGCTACAACACAGAAAAACGTTCATATCGTGACTTACCAATTAGATATTCAGAACAATCACAACTTTACAGATATGAAAAATCAGGTGCTCTTACAGGTCTTGAACGTGTTAGAGGAATGCTTTTAACAGAAGGACACTTATTTGTTAGAAAAGATCAAATCGCTCAAGAATTCAAATCAATGTATCAATTAATTAAAGAAACATTAGAAATCTTTAAAATTCAAATTAGTTATGTTTCTTTAAGTTTAAGAGATCCCGAAAACACAGATAAGTACTATTCAGATGACAAGATGTGAAACGAAGCTGAAAATGAACTTAGAAATGTGCTTAATGAATTAGATGTTAAATACGAAGAAAAAATCGGAGAAGCTGCTTTCTATGGGCCTAAAATGGATATTCAAATCTTTACAGCTTTAGGACACGAAATCACAGTTTCCACATTACAACTTGACTTCTTATTACCTGAAAGATTTGATATTACATACACAAACAAAGACAATCAAGAAGAATGTCCAGTTATGATCCACAGAGGTCTTATCGGAACATATGAACGTTTTGTTTCAATTCTTTTAGAACAAACAAAAGGTGTGCTTCCATTCTGATTAGCACCAAAACAATTCACAGTTATTCCTGCTACAAATAATCCAGAAGATGTGAAATACGCATCAGACATCAACCAATTATTATTCAATGCAGACTTTAGGTCTAAATTAGACGACCGTGAAGAACGTTTAGGTAAAAAAGTGCGTGAAGCACAAATGTCAAAATCTAAATTCCAAATCATTGTTGGAGAAGCTGAGAGATTAAATGAAACTGTTTCATACCGTGAATATGGTAAACAAGAAACAACAACAATGCCTGTTGCAGAATTTGTCCTAAAAATGATGAGATTGAGAGATTCTCGTGAATAA
- the atpD gene encoding F0F1 ATP synthase subunit beta, producing the protein MVKNKGIIVQILGPVVDVRFEEGKLPHLLNAVELEHDGKVYTFEVAQHIGDDTARTISMVSTNGLQRGMVVTDTGAPISVPVGNVVLGRMFDVLGNPIDNLPLPKEIERDPIHAPAPSYEEQKTSSEVLETGIKVIDLLIPYAKGGKIGLFGGAGVGKTVLVQELINNIATEHNGLSVFAGVGERTREGNDLYYEMKAAGVLDKTALVFGQMNEPPGARMRVALTGLTMAEYFRDKQNQDVLLFIDNIFRFTQAGSEVSALLGRMPSAVGYQPTLATEMGALQERITSTRRGSITSVQAVYVPADDLTDPAPATTFTHLDAKTVLDRGTAALGIYPAIDPLNSSSRLLDPLIVGYEHYETAQEVVAILQRFKELQDIIAILGMGELSEEDKKIVNRARRIRQFLSQPFTVAEKFSGIKGRYVPLSETIRSFKVILSGELDNLPEEMFRYAGSIDDVIERYKKYQEENNISTESSTDKK; encoded by the coding sequence ATGGTAAAAAACAAAGGAATTATCGTTCAAATCTTAGGTCCAGTTGTGGACGTTAGATTTGAAGAAGGAAAATTACCTCACTTACTTAATGCTGTTGAATTAGAACATGATGGAAAAGTTTACACATTCGAAGTTGCTCAACACATTGGAGATGATACAGCTCGTACAATCTCAATGGTTTCTACAAATGGGCTTCAAAGAGGAATGGTTGTAACTGACACAGGTGCACCAATTTCTGTACCTGTAGGAAATGTTGTTTTAGGTAGAATGTTTGACGTTTTAGGGAACCCAATTGACAACTTACCTTTACCAAAAGAAATTGAAAGAGATCCTATCCACGCACCAGCGCCTTCTTATGAAGAACAAAAAACTTCATCAGAAGTACTTGAAACAGGAATTAAAGTTATTGACTTACTTATTCCTTATGCAAAGGGTGGAAAAATTGGTCTTTTTGGTGGAGCTGGAGTTGGTAAAACGGTTCTTGTTCAAGAGCTTATTAACAACATAGCTACAGAGCACAATGGACTTTCAGTATTTGCTGGAGTTGGGGAAAGAACACGTGAAGGAAATGACCTTTACTATGAAATGAAAGCTGCAGGAGTTTTAGATAAAACTGCACTTGTATTTGGACAAATGAACGAACCACCTGGGGCACGTATGAGAGTTGCTCTTACAGGTCTTACAATGGCTGAGTACTTTAGAGATAAACAAAATCAAGACGTACTTTTATTCATCGACAACATCTTTAGATTTACACAAGCTGGTTCAGAGGTTTCTGCTCTTTTAGGGCGTATGCCGTCAGCTGTTGGTTACCAACCGACACTTGCTACAGAAATGGGTGCGCTTCAAGAAAGAATTACTTCAACACGTAGAGGTTCAATTACATCAGTTCAAGCTGTTTATGTACCTGCTGATGACTTAACTGATCCAGCACCTGCTACAACTTTCACTCACTTAGACGCTAAAACAGTTCTTGACCGTGGAACAGCAGCACTTGGGATTTATCCAGCTATTGACCCACTTAACTCTTCATCAAGATTACTTGATCCATTAATTGTTGGATATGAACACTATGAAACAGCTCAAGAAGTTGTTGCAATCTTACAAAGATTTAAAGAACTTCAAGATATTATTGCAATCTTAGGGATGGGTGAATTATCTGAAGAAGATAAGAAAATTGTTAACAGAGCAAGAAGAATTAGACAATTCTTATCTCAACCTTTCACAGTTGCCGAAAAATTCAGTGGAATTAAAGGTAGATATGTTCCATTATCTGAAACAATTAGAAGTTTCAAAGTTATTCTTTCAGGTGAATTAGATAACCTTCCAGAAGAAATGTTCAGATATGCTGGAAGCATTGATGATGTTATTGAACGTTACAAAAAATATCAAGAAGAAAATAACATTTCAACTGAATCATCAACAGATAAAAAATAA